The following proteins are encoded in a genomic region of Coffea eugenioides isolate CCC68of chromosome 6, Ceug_1.0, whole genome shotgun sequence:
- the LOC113774840 gene encoding uncharacterized acetyltransferase At3g50280-like, with protein MAAKCITSHPFIHYVSECLVQPKYIPQDSEQRIYFAPWDLSLASIHYNQKGLLFAKPPAFDSEGKMKDFLQKLKESLSLTLVHFYPLAGRLATLKQENPPIYSIYVDCTNLPGAKFVHASVDLTIDDILTPIYMPKIVYSFFDHVGAVNHDGHSMSLMSIQVTELKDGIFIGWSTNHLLVDGTSFWHFINTWSEVFNAKGQISTISRPPILKRWFPEGHRSPVISLPFAHHDEFISRFQTPELLERYFHFSAESLAKLKAKANAECNSTTISTFQALSALLWRCITRARNMPSDQQTSAGTSVNSRLRINPPLSEEYLGNCVQVVAVTTTCGELLTNGLGWAAWKLHELVINQTDRSIREWVESWVKSPFIVWIGRFSNRIQIGSSPRFNVYGSEFGLGKALAVRSGFANKPDGKITLFPGREGGGSMDVEVCLPPQSMSFLESDQEFMENVSL; from the coding sequence ATTACGTCTCTGAATGTCTTGTCCAACCAAAATACATTCCACAAGATTCAGAGCAGCGAATATACTTTGCACCATGGGATCTGTCACTGGCCTCAATACACTACAACCAAAAAGGCCTCCTTTTTGCCAAGCCTCCGGCTTTTGATAGTGAGGGGAAAATGAAGGACTTCTTGCAGAAGCTCAAAGAATCTCTTTCGCTTACCTTGGTTCATTTCTATCCCTTAGCTGGACGCCTTGCAACTCTAAAACAGGAAAATCCTCCAATTTATTCCATCTATGTTGATTGCACGAATCTTCCTGGAGCTAAATTTGTTCACGCATCAGTAGACTTGACTATTGACGATATTCTCACACCTATCTATATGCCCAAAATTGTATATTCATTCTTTGATCATGTTGGTGCAGTCAACCATGATGGTCATTCCATGTCTTTGATGAGCATTCAGGTGACAGAGTTAAAGGATGGCATCTTCATTGGATGGTCAACCAACCATTTGCTGGTGGATGGGACGTCATTTTGGCATTTCATCAACACATGGTCCGAGGTGTTCAATGCCAAGGGGCAAATTTCAACCATCTCCAGACCACCTATTTTGAAACGTTGGTTTCCTGAGGGACACAGATCCCCTGTTATCAGCCTTCCATTTGCTCACCATGATGAATTCATCAGCAGATTTCAAACCCCTGAGTTGCTGGAAAGGTATTTCCACTTTTCAGCAGAGTCATTGGCGAAACtcaaagcaaaagcaaatgCTGAATGCAACTCCACCACTATTTCTACCTTCCAGGCACTGTCAGCTCTCCTTTGGAGGTGTATCACCAGGGCTCGAAACATGCCATCTGATCAACAGACGAGTGCTGGAACGTCTGTAAACAGCAGGTTAAGGATAAATCCACCCTTGTCCGAGGAATATTTGGGTAACTGTGTGCAGGTAGTGGCAGTAACAACTACTTGTGGTGAATTGCTGACAAATGGACTAGGATGGGCCGCCTGGAAATTGCACGAGCTGGTGATCAATCAAACGGACAGAAGTATACGCGAATGGGTTGAATCATGGGTGAAATCGCCCTTTATAGTTTGGATTGGCCGGTTTTCCAACAGGATCCAAATTGGAAGTTCTCCCAGGTTCAATGTTTATGGGAGTGAATTTGGACTTGGCAAAGCATTAGCAGTTCGAAGTGGTTTTGCCAACAAACCAGATGGGAAAATAACGTTGTTTCCTGGAAGAGAAGGTGGAGGAAGCATGGATGTGGAGGTTTGTCTTCCACCACAAAGTATGAGTTTTCTTGAATCTGACCAGGAATTCATGGAGAATGTCTCGTTATAA
- the LOC113776064 gene encoding uncharacterized acetyltransferase At3g50280-like, with translation MAATMNSHHFIHYVSECLVQPKHIPQDSEQRIYLAPWDLCLASLHYNQKGLLFAKPPAFDSEGKMKDYLQKLKESLSLTLVHFYPLAGRLATLKQENPPIYSIYVDCTNLPGAKFVHASVDLTIDDILTPIYMPKIVYSFFDHVGAVNHDGHSMSLMSIQVTELKDGIFIGWSTNHLLVDGTSFWHFINTWSEVFNAKGQISTISRPPILKRWFPEGHRSPVISLPFAHHDEFISRFQTPELLERYFHFSAESLAKLKAKANAECNSTTISTFQALSALLWRCITRARNMPSDQQTSAGTSVNSRLRINPPLSEEYFGNCVQVVAVTTTCGELLTNGLGWAAWKLHELVINQTDRSIREWVESWVKSPFIVWIGRFSNRIQIGSSPRFNVYGSEFGLGRALAVRSGFANKPDGKITLFPGREGGGSMDVEVCLLQQTMSFLESDQEFMENVSS, from the coding sequence ATGGCCGCAACAATGAACTCTCACCATTTTATTCATTACGTCTCTGAATGTCTTGTCCAACCAAAACACATTCCACAAGATTCAGAGCAACGAATATACTTGGCACCATGGGATCTATGTCTGGCCTCATTACACTACAACCAGAAAGGCCTCCTTTTTGCCAAGCCTCCGGCTTTTGATAGCGAGGGGAAAATGAAGGACTACTTGCAGAAGCTCAAAGAATCTCTTTCGCTTACCCTGGTTCATTTCTATCCCTTAGCTGGACGCCTTGCGACTCTAAAACAGGAAAATCCTCCAATTTATTCCATCTATGTTGATTGCACGAATCTTCCCGGAGCTAAATTTGTTCACGCATCAGTAGACTTGACCATTGACGATATTCTCACACCTATCTATATGCCCAAAATTGTATATTCATTCTTTGATCATGTTGGTGCAGTCAACCATGATGGTCATTCCATGTCTTTGATGAGCATTCAGGTGACAGAGTTAAAGGATGGCATCTTCATTGGATGGTCAACCAACCATTTGCTGGTGGATGGGACGTCATTTTGGCATTTCATCAACACATGGTCCGAGGTGTTCAATGCCAAGGGGCAAATTTCAACCATCTCCAGACCACCTATTTTGAAACGTTGGTTTCCTGAGGGACACAGATCCCCTGTTATCAGCCTTCCATTTGCTCACCATGATGAATTCATCAGCAGATTTCAAACCCCTGAGTTGCTGGAAAGGTATTTCCACTTTTCAGCAGAGTCATTGGCGAAACtcaaagcaaaagcaaatgCTGAATGCAACTCCACCACTATTTCTACCTTCCAGGCACTGTCAGCTCTCCTTTGGAGGTGTATCACCAGGGCTCGAAACATGCCATCTGATCAACAGACGAGTGCTGGAACGTCTGTAAACAGCAGGTTAAGGATAAATCCGCCCTTGTCCGAGGAATATTTTGGTAACTGTGTGCAGGTAGTGGCAGTAACAACTACTTGTGGTGAATTGCTGACAAATGGACTAGGATGGGCGGCCTGGAAATTGCACGAGCTGGTGATCAATCAAACGGACAGAAGTATACGCGAATGGGTTGAATCATGGGTGAAATCGCCCTTTATAGTTTGGATTGGCCGGTTTTCCAACAGGATCCAAATTGGAAGTTCTCCCAGGTTCAATGTTTATGGGAGTGAATTTGGACTTGGCAGAGCATTAGCAGTTCGAAGTGGTTTTGCCAACAAACCTGATGGGAAAATAACGTTGTTTCCCGGAAGAGAAGGCGGAGGAAGCATGGACGTGGAGGTTTGTCTTCTACAGCAAACTATGAGTTTTCTAGAATCTGACCAGGAATTCATGGAGAATGTCTCATCATAA